From the Theobroma cacao cultivar B97-61/B2 chromosome 2, Criollo_cocoa_genome_V2, whole genome shotgun sequence genome, one window contains:
- the LOC18608610 gene encoding coumaroyl-CoA:anthocyanidin 3-O-glucoside-6''-O-coumaroyltransferase 1: MDSPYAAKILDNIHVSAPAGSVPTTTLPLTYFDIPWFPCAPMQSLFFYEYPHPTSHFMQTTLPTLKQSLSLTLQHFFPLAAKLVCPPPPLEPNILYTDGDSVPLTIAESAADVNHIKANYARDIKLLHPFVSLLPPSTMSSHGIRVLPIMALKVTVFPNAAICIGMAHYHVAADGSAFMHFVRSWSSVCKSKGNSTCLDYVSQRPSHSRDAIKDPAGCNDVALKGYWNWVSSWRENLGPTKEMPMDKVRASFALTRAQIEKLKQWLTTQCNGNDLEGLHISTFVVACSMMWICMVKSQESEISANCHDDDKFYYFLFAVDCRSRIEFPLPVTYFGNCLAPGIVRAKKGELMGESGIVTAAKAIARKVKEMESGALKEVEKGPSNLEEMLASGHYLGVSGSPKLGIYGMDFGWGRPTKVEFVHLDDGGSLSLAECRDEPGGIEVSLVLSKDQMDSFTAHFGESLRKAF, translated from the coding sequence ATGGATTCACCCTATGCAGCCAAGATTCTTGATAACATCCATGTTTCAGCACCGGCTGGCTCAGTTCCCACAACAACTCTCCCGCTCACTTACTTTGACATCCCATGGTTTCCTTGTGCCCCCATGCAAAGCCTTTTCTTCTACGAATACCCTCACCCTACCTCTCATTTCATGCAAACCACGCTCCCAACTCTAAAACAGTCTCTTTCCCTAACTCTTCAACATTTTTTCCCACTTGCAGCAAAACTCGTGTGCCCCCCGCCACCCCTTGAGCCTAATATCCTTTACACCGACGGCGACTCTGTTCCCCTCACCATTGCCGAATCCGCCGCTGATGTGAACCATATCAAAGCCAATTATGCACGCGATATCAAATTGTTACACCCTTTTGTTTCCCTTCTGCCGCCATCAACTATGTCATCACATGGCATACGGGTGCTACCCATCATGGCCTTGAAGGTCACAGTGTTTCCCAACGCTGCCATTTGCATTGGGATGGCGCATTACCACGTAGCAGCAGATGGAAGCGCTTTCATGCACTTCGTGAGATCTTGGTCTTCCGTGTGTAAGTCAAAAGGAAACTCGACTTGTCTCGATTACGTGTCGCAACGACCTTCTCATAGCAGGGACGCAATCAAAGACCCCGCTGGGTGCAATGACGTGGCTCTGAAAGGATATTGGAATTGGGTATCATCTTGGAGAGAGAACCTTGGCCCAACCAAGGAAATGCCGATGGACAAAGTTCGAGCCTCATTTGCGTTGACCCGAGCTCAAATCGAGAAACTCAAGCAGTGGCTCACGACTCAGTGCAACGGCAACGATTTGGAAGGACTACACATTTCAACATTTGTCGTTGCCTGCTCTATGATGTGGATATGTATGGTCAAGTCACAAGAGAGTGAAATCTCAGCAAATtgtcatgatgatgataagtTTTACTATTTCCTTTTTGCTGTTGATTGCCGGAGCCGCATTGAATTTCCTCTGCCCGTCACGTACTTTGGAAACTGTCTAGCACCAGGTATTGTACGAGCCAAGAAGGGTGAGCTGATGGGGGAAAGTGGGATAGTAACAGCCGCGAAAGCAATTGCAAGAAAAGTTAAAGAGATGGAAAGTGGAGCTCTAAAAGAAGTAGAAAAAGGGCCGTCAAACCTTGAGGAAATGTTAGCATCGGGGCATTATCTAGGGGTTTCTGGGTCACCGAAATTAGGAATATATGGTATGGATTTTGGGTGGGGGAGGCCTACAAAGGTCGAGTTTGTTCACTTAGATGACGGTGGATCTTTGTCTCTGGCGGAGTGTAGAGATGAGCCAGGTGGAATTGAAGTTTCCTTGGTTCTTAGTAAGGATCAAATGGATTCATTCACTGCACATTTTGGAGAAAGCTTAAGGAAGGCCTTTTAA